TGATTTGTGCCGTATTTCTCGGTAAAGCATTTCTTTTCCAGCGGTCTGCACTCGTTTATATACATAACATTCATTGTGCCGTTGCCAATGTCTGCAAGCATATTTACACCCTTAAACTCCCGAAGCCTGTCAGCAATAGCTGAAAAGCCTTGCGGGAATATATCAATCCCTGTGATTTCGATATGATAGGATATATTCCTAAAAATAAATTCAGCCCTTTCATTCTGCATAAGGTATGCCTTAAAGGCTTCTTTCTGCTCGCTTACCCAAGTGAGCGGAAGCCCTGCGGCGATATGTACCTTTG
This genomic stretch from Qingrenia yutianensis harbors:
- a CDS encoding ParM/StbA family protein, with translation MNFTNNQPIIIGIDHGYGNCKTRNCCFRSGVASYDKEPTFKENLLVYDDKYYLVGEEHKEFLSDKMADSDYYILTLAAVAKELNIRHITSAKVHIAAGLPLTWVSEQKEAFKAYLMQNERAEFIFRNISYHIEITGIDIFPQGFSAIADRLREFKGVNMLADIGNGTMNVMYINECRPLEKKCFTEKYGTN